Sequence from the Amycolatopsis sp. NBC_00345 genome:
TACGTCACCCAGTGGTTCACGCTGCGCCCGGGCGACGTGCTCCTCACCGGCAGCCCGTCCGGCGTCGGCCCCCTGAACCCGGGAGACGAGGTCGGCGTCGAGATCAGCGGGGTGGGAACGTTGTCAAACCCGGTAATCCAAGGGGGATCGGGCGCTGTCGGCTGATCGGGTGGCATTTCCCCACCGGCTTCAGGCCTACCGGGTCAGTCGTTGACAACCTGAGTCCGGCGACTCAAGCTTCGGAAGAAGTCGCATGAGAAATGGATTTCTCAGGAGGCGCAATGGCAGCGCACGGCCCCGGCCAACTGAGTGGTCGACAGTTTCTCGCCCCGGCTGACAAGCGGATCAGCACAGCCGACATCGCCGCGCTCTACCAGCGTGGCGCCCCGACCTCCTGTACCGGCACGGAATTGCGCTACATCGGGATGCCGATCGGCGGCGGTGCCTGCGGCCAGGTGTACCTCGGCGGCGACGGCAAGCTCTGGTACTGGGATGTTTCGAACGCGCCGGCCTCGCCGTGGGACAACTGCGGCGGGCCGGCCTATGCCGACCCGAACCTGCAGTTCTCCCCGTTCGGCAACGGTTTCGTGTTGCGTACCACCGCGCACGGCGCCAGCACGGCGCGGGCCGTCGACGCGACCGGATTCGCCGAGGTGACCTTCACCGGGCAATACCCACTCGGCCAGGTGGACTATCGCGATCGCGGTTGCCCGGTCTCGATGCACCTGGATGCCTTCGCCCCGTTCATCCCGGGCGAGGCGGACGATTCCACGCTCCCGGCCACCGTGGCCGCCTACACCCTGACCAATACCTCCGATTCCCGGGTCGTCGCCGAGCTGACCGGCTGGGCGGAGAACCCGGTGGCGTTGCGGGCCCGGACCGGAACGCCGATCACGTTGTCCAGCAACGAGATCGACGGTGCCGGTTATCGCGGCGTGCAGTTCACCGCCGCGAACGAGCCGGTGACCAGCACCCGGCCGGACATTCTCTTCGAGAGCTGGGAAAACCCCGGCTACCCCGGCTGGACGGTCACCGGCACCGCGTTCGGCTCGGGGCCGGTCCAGGTCAGCGCCGTACCCGACTACATGCTGCGCTTCGGCAACCTCAACGCGCAGGGCCCGCAGTTCGTCACCTCGCACGACTTCATCACCGCGGCCGGCGACGCGACCCTGGCCGACAGTTACGTCGGCACGCTGACCAGCGCCACGTTCACGGTGTCCCGCCGCTACGTCGCGGCCTGGGTCGGCGGCGGCAACGACCCCGCCGCGACCGCGTTGAAGGTCGTGGTGGACGGCCAGGTGGTCGGCGCGCTCGCCGGGGACGACACCGAGCCGATGCACCTGCGGTACCTCGATCTCCTTCGCTACCAGGGCAAGTCCGCGCAGATCAGCATCGTCGACTCGGCCACCGGCGGCTGGGGGCACGTCAACGTCAGCAACATCAGCTTCACCGACGTGCCGGCGAGCGTCCCGCCGATCGGCACCCTGCCCGACGGCGGCACGCAGAGCATCTCGGCGGTGCTCGGCGACGGTCTGCCCGGCGCCGCGTCGGCGGCACTCGGCGACATCACCGTCAGACCCTCGATCGCGGACTGGAGCAGCCCCACCGCGATCGCCACCTCGGGACCCGGACCGGCGAGCATCGACGGCGCGCTCGGCACGATCACCGGCGCGGTCACCGCGCGGTTCGCCCTGGCGCCCGGCGAGAGCCGCAGCGTCCGGTTCGTGCTCGCCTGGTATTTCCCGGTACCGGACCGGAACGCCCTGTCCTTCCTCACCGATATCGGCACCCTGCAACGGCATTACGCGAGTTCCTTCGCCTCGGCGCAGAGCGTGACCGCCTATCTGGCCGCCAACCTGGTCCGGCTGGAGACGGCGACCCGGCTGTGGGTGCGCACCTGGTACGACGACGCCACGCTGCCGCACTGGCTGCTGGAACGGACCCTGCACACCGCGGCGACGCTGGCCACCAACGTCGCGCTGCGCCTGTCCGACGGCCGGTTCTACGCCTGGGAGGGCGTCAACTGCGCGCCGGGCACCTGCGAACACGTCTGGAGTTACGCGCACAGCATCGCCCGGCTGTTCCCCACGCTGGAACGCGACACCCGGCAGCGGGTCGACCTCGGCATCGGCTTCCACCCGGACACCGGGGAGATCGGCAACCGCGCCGAGGCCGACCGGGCCTGGGCCACCGACGGCCAGTGCGGCACGATCCTGCGGATCTACCGGGAGCACCAGCTGGCCCCGGACAACGGTTTCCTGCAGGCCAACTGGCCGAGGATCAAGCAGGCGATCACCTGGGTGATCAGCAAGGACACCAAGCACAACGGGACGCTGGCCGGCGCGCAGCCCAATACACTGGACGCGATCTGGTACGGCGAGATCGCCTGGCTGACCGGGATGTACGACGCCGCCCTGTATGCCGGTGCCGCGATGGCGGCCGAGATGGGCGACACCGCGTTCGCGCAGACCTGCACCGGGCTGGCGCGGTCCGGGATCTCCTCGATCGCCACCGAGCTGTGGAACGGCGAGTACTTCATCCAGCTGATCGACCCGGCCGCGCCGGACGCGCCCAATTCCAATGCCGGCTGCCACATCGACCAGATGCTCGGCCAGAACGCCGCCTGGCAGCTCGGCCTGCCGAGGATCTTCGACCCGGCGCAGGCGAGCACGGCGCTGGCCAGTATCTACCGGTACAACTTCGTGCTCGACCCGGCCGCGTACCGGGAAGCGAACACCGCGATCCCCGGCGGCCGCTGGTACGCCATGGCCGGCGAGCCCGCGATGATCATGACCACCTTCCCGCACGGCGGTGCCGGAGAGGCCAACGGCAACCCGCCGGCCGGGGTCGCCATGTACTTCAACGAATCCTGGACCGGCCAGGAGTACCAGCTCGCCGCGCAGATGATCTACGAGGGTATGGTGGACGAGGGCCTGATCGTCACCCGCGCGGTGCACAACCGGTATTCGCCGGCGAAACGCAACCCGTACAACGAGATCGAATGCAGCGGGCACTACTCGCGGGCGATGGCCGGGTACAGCGTTTTCCTCGCCGCCTGCGGGTTTTCCTGTCACGGGCCGCAGGGCAAGCTCACCTTCGCCCCGAGGATCGGCCCGGAGGACTTCGCCGCCGCGTTCACCGCGGCCGGCGGCTGGGGCCTGCTCCGGCAGCGACGCACGGCCCGGCACCAGGTTTCCTCGGTCGAGGTGCGCTACGGCGAGGTCCGGCTGGCCGAGCTCCAGTTGCAGCTGCCGGCCGCGCCCGCGAGCAGTCCGCGGGTTCGGCTGCAGCTCGACCGCCGGGAACTGCCGGCGCCGGAGGTCACCGTGACCGGCGACCTGATCACCATCGGTCTCGCCACCCCGGTCACGCTACCGGCCGGCGCGACGCTCACGGCCACCGTTTCCCTTGGCTGAAAGCTCGTGAGTGTTTATGACGGTTAGAACCGTTCTAAACACTCACGAGTCTTGGCAGTAGCGCTGGTGATCTGGTTCAGGTGAGTCACGGTGACGGGCGGGATCAGCAGCACGTCCACGCTTTCGGGGGCCGAGTGCAGATCCACCACCACGTAGTCGGGGCCGAGCTGAGCGGACAGCGTTGTCCGGGCCGACTCCGACAGCTTCATCGCGGTGGCCACGAGTGTCACGTTCTCTTCGGCGAATGACGAGCGTCCGGCGGTCCCGCCGTTTCGGCTGCCCGGGTCACTGATTCCGGAGTGGAACGTGCTGGGTGCGCCGGAAATCGTGGCGATCGTGGTGCCATCGCTGACGATGCGCAGGTCCTCGTCCGGGCCGAGCGTGCGGACGAGCGCCAGAACGTCCTCGGGCAGGCGGTCGGCGTCGATCCACCGCGCGGGTTGATGTCCCGTCATCTGGCCCGGACCAGGCAGAGAGTGTCGTCCCCCAGCGGATTCCTCATGGGAACCGATGCTCTCACATCAGCCGGACTACCGGTCGGCGTCTTCCGGCGCGCCGTCGAGCGTCCAACCGCGGAGGCTGCCGCAGTACGCCGCGACGAGGCGACGGCTGAGCTGGGCTTCCGAGAGGCCGACGGTGTCCTTGAGGTCGAAGATCTCGCGGGGGTCGAACAGGATGTTCCAGAGGAAATGGCCTTCGTCGCCGGGGGCCGGGAGGCCGAGTTCTTCGGCGGCCTCGGCGATGGGACGGGCGAGCGCGTCGGCCTGGACCGTGAGGTAGTGCGCGCCGGACCGGAGCCGGGCCAGATAGCCTTCGCCGGAACGGGTGTGGACCATCGCCCGGCCGTGCTTGACGACCAGGCGCACCCACTCGCGGCTCACCTCGTCGAGCAGGGTGATGCCGTGGCTTTCGGCCCGCTGGCTGAACGTGAGCAACCGCAGGCCGACGTCGAACCGGTACTCCGCGAGGATTTCCTCGACCGAGCCGAAGTGCCGGTACGCGGTGGCGGCCGCGACTTCGGCGCGTTCGGCGACGTCGGCCATCTTCACGGCGGTGCCGTGCCGGCCGGCCAGGAAGGCCGCCGCCTTGACCAGCCGCCGCCGGTTTCGTTCCGTGTCACTGCGCACGACCCGGTCCGCTCCTCACTTCGGAATGGGGACGATCTTACGAGCCGCGCAGGGCGGCGAGTCCCTCGCCCAGTCGGGCGACCCCGGTTTTGATGGCTTCTTCGCTCGCCGCGTAGGAGAGACGCAAGTGGTACTCGCCGTGCGCGCCGAACTCGGCGCCCGGCCGGACCGCCACGCCGAACTCCGTGAGCTTGGCGACGAGGTCCGTGGACGGGAGGTCCAGGTCGTACCGCGGGAATTGGTAGAACGCGCCTTCGGGCGCGCTCAGCGTGAGGCCCGGGATCGCGGCGAGCCGCTCGCTCATGATCTGGCGGCGCCGCTCGTACGCGGCCCGCATCCGGGCGATGTCGGCGTCGCCGGTCCGCACCGCGGCGAGCGCGGCGTCCTGGACGAACGTGTTCACCGAACCGTTGAAGGTGTTGTGGATCCGCGCCGTCGCCCGGATGAGCGGCGACGGGCCCCACAGGTAGCCGACGCGCCAGCCGGTCATCGCGTAGCTCTTGGAGAAGGTCTGGCAGTAGAGCGTCCGGTCGCGCAGGCCGTCGATCGAGATCGCCGAGGTGAAGGGGCGGCCGGTGTAGTCGAGGTCGGCGTAGGCCTCGTCGGAGATCACGAGGGTGGGCGTGCCGTCGAGCAGCCCGGCGAGCGCTTCCAGCTCGGCGCGGCTGTGCACGATTCCGGTCGGGTTGCCCGGGTTGCAGAATACGAAGAGCTTCGCGCCGGCGAGGGCGTCGCCGAGCCGGTCGAGGTCCCAGTGCAGGTCGTCCGCGAGCGGCACGGGAACGACCACTCCGCCGGCCATGCTGACCAGGTCGGCGTAGAGCGAGTAGGTGGGATCGGGGATCACGACCCGGTCACCGGGGTCGACGATGCCGAGGATCGACGCGGCGAGGCCGGCGGTGCCGCCCTGCGTGACCAGGATGTCGGCGGCCGAAACCGGAGCCTCGGCGATCTTGGAAAGCTTGTCGGCGAGCGCTTCCCGGAGTGCGACCTCCCCGAGCAGCGGCGAATAGTGGGTGCGCCCCGCGCGCAGCGAGGCGGCGGCGGCCTCGGTCACCTGCTCCGGGGTGTCGAAGTTGGGTTCGCCCATGGCGAGCGACACGAGGTCGCCGGACGACTGCGGTTGCTGCTTGCGGCGGGAGGCCGCGACGATCCGGGTCACGGCTTCGGCGGGGGCGAACTCGGGCAGCAGGGTGAGGGTCACGCGGTTCTCCTGGGCTGGTTCAGTTGCGGGGCGCGGACGGGGCCGGAGCGCCCGTCCAGCGGCTGATCTCAAGGTCGGCCGAGGTGTCGCGCTGCCGGGTCGGGGCGACGACGATCTCCTGGAGGACCACCCGCTGGGGCAAGGTGACCGCGAGGCGGATCGCCTCCGCCACGTCGACCGGTTGCACCATGTGGGCACGTTCCTCG
This genomic interval carries:
- a CDS encoding GH116 family glycosyl hydrolase, whose protein sequence is MAAHGPGQLSGRQFLAPADKRISTADIAALYQRGAPTSCTGTELRYIGMPIGGGACGQVYLGGDGKLWYWDVSNAPASPWDNCGGPAYADPNLQFSPFGNGFVLRTTAHGASTARAVDATGFAEVTFTGQYPLGQVDYRDRGCPVSMHLDAFAPFIPGEADDSTLPATVAAYTLTNTSDSRVVAELTGWAENPVALRARTGTPITLSSNEIDGAGYRGVQFTAANEPVTSTRPDILFESWENPGYPGWTVTGTAFGSGPVQVSAVPDYMLRFGNLNAQGPQFVTSHDFITAAGDATLADSYVGTLTSATFTVSRRYVAAWVGGGNDPAATALKVVVDGQVVGALAGDDTEPMHLRYLDLLRYQGKSAQISIVDSATGGWGHVNVSNISFTDVPASVPPIGTLPDGGTQSISAVLGDGLPGAASAALGDITVRPSIADWSSPTAIATSGPGPASIDGALGTITGAVTARFALAPGESRSVRFVLAWYFPVPDRNALSFLTDIGTLQRHYASSFASAQSVTAYLAANLVRLETATRLWVRTWYDDATLPHWLLERTLHTAATLATNVALRLSDGRFYAWEGVNCAPGTCEHVWSYAHSIARLFPTLERDTRQRVDLGIGFHPDTGEIGNRAEADRAWATDGQCGTILRIYREHQLAPDNGFLQANWPRIKQAITWVISKDTKHNGTLAGAQPNTLDAIWYGEIAWLTGMYDAALYAGAAMAAEMGDTAFAQTCTGLARSGISSIATELWNGEYFIQLIDPAAPDAPNSNAGCHIDQMLGQNAAWQLGLPRIFDPAQASTALASIYRYNFVLDPAAYREANTAIPGGRWYAMAGEPAMIMTTFPHGGAGEANGNPPAGVAMYFNESWTGQEYQLAAQMIYEGMVDEGLIVTRAVHNRYSPAKRNPYNEIECSGHYSRAMAGYSVFLAACGFSCHGPQGKLTFAPRIGPEDFAAAFTAAGGWGLLRQRRTARHQVSSVEVRYGEVRLAELQLQLPAAPASSPRVRLQLDRRELPAPEVTVTGDLITIGLATPVTLPAGATLTATVSLG
- a CDS encoding TetR family transcriptional regulator: MRSDTERNRRRLVKAAAFLAGRHGTAVKMADVAERAEVAAATAYRHFGSVEEILAEYRFDVGLRLLTFSQRAESHGITLLDEVSREWVRLVVKHGRAMVHTRSGEGYLARLRSGAHYLTVQADALARPIAEAAEELGLPAPGDEGHFLWNILFDPREIFDLKDTVGLSEAQLSRRLVAAYCGSLRGWTLDGAPEDADR
- a CDS encoding pyridoxal phosphate-dependent aminotransferase → MTLTLLPEFAPAEAVTRIVAASRRKQQPQSSGDLVSLAMGEPNFDTPEQVTEAAAASLRAGRTHYSPLLGEVALREALADKLSKIAEAPVSAADILVTQGGTAGLAASILGIVDPGDRVVIPDPTYSLYADLVSMAGGVVVPVPLADDLHWDLDRLGDALAGAKLFVFCNPGNPTGIVHSRAELEALAGLLDGTPTLVISDEAYADLDYTGRPFTSAISIDGLRDRTLYCQTFSKSYAMTGWRVGYLWGPSPLIRATARIHNTFNGSVNTFVQDAALAAVRTGDADIARMRAAYERRRQIMSERLAAIPGLTLSAPEGAFYQFPRYDLDLPSTDLVAKLTEFGVAVRPGAEFGAHGEYHLRLSYAASEEAIKTGVARLGEGLAALRGS